Genomic segment of Aliiroseovarius sp. M344:
CAGGCGTTGGCACCGTGATCGCCAGCCGTTCGACACCCGCCACTTTGGCCGGGATCGCATTCATCAGAACAGAAGACGGATAGCTCGCCAATCCGCCGGGAACGTAAAGACCAGCCGCAGAGACAGCCGACCAGCGCCAGCCCAGCTCTGCCCCCGCCTCGTCCGTCCACGATTGGTCGTCCGGCATCTGTCTGGCGTGATAAGCACGGATGCGATCTGCGGCCAGTTCCAGCGCGGCCCGGTCTTCATCCGAAACCTTGGCACATTCCGCTTCGATCTCCTCGGGCGAATAGCGCAACGTTTCAGGGGTCAGGTCCAGCCGGTCAAACTTCGATGTCAGCTCGATCACTGCAGCGTCGCCGCGCGACCGCACATCAGCGATGATACCCGCAACGATGTCGTCGACCTCTGGGCTGTCCTCGCGCTTCATCGACAGAAGCTCGGCAAAGCGCGCCTCGAAATCGGCGTCGGAGGAGTTCAGGAAATGGGGCATAACTTATTCCGGGTGCTTCGGTGTGTGGCGCGATGGTGCGACATAGGGGCGGGTAACATCTTGCAATGTGACATCCAACGTCTCGACATCCAACGCAATCACGCCATCACCAGCCAGAACCAGCTCCAACCGCCCCATCCCGTCCTCGCCAGCGGTAAATGACATGGACAAAAGCGATAAAATCATATCCTTATCGCCGCGCTCAACCCCCTGACTTTGCACTTTCAGTACATCCGTAACGGAAAGCACCGATTGCACCCGCTCAACCGGACGCGCGCGGCGTTTCGCGGCAGGCGCGTCCTCCCAACGGAAGCGATTCAACAGCAGCGCAAAGCGCCGGTGCGGCGCATCCCAGGCCATTTCGGATGCGGGGAACACTGCGTCCTGAACCAGCGCACTGATCACGCCTAGATCGTCCGCGTCCATGGCCAACAGGCGCAGCGGTGCCTCGCCGCCATCCTCGAATTTTGCGTCTTGCTGATTGTCGGTCATTCTTTGATCCGTTCGATTTTCGCCCCGATCGAGGACAGCTTGCGCACAACCTTCTCATACCCACGATCAAGGTGATAGACGCGGCTGACAACTGTTTCACCTTCGGCAGCCATCCCGGCAAGGATCAGCGACACAGATGCGCGCAGGTCCGTTGCCATCACAGGCGCTCCTTTCAGACGTTTCACGCCATGCACTGTGGCGGTGCCCCCATGCACTTCGATATTCGCGCCCATGCGCGTCAGTTCCGGCGCGTGCATGAAACGGTTTTCAAAAATGGTTTCATGCAGGACCGAGGTCCCATCAGCGATGCACAGCATCGCCATCATCTGGGCTTGTAGGTCAGTTGGGAAACCGGGAAACGGCTCGGTCGTCACATCCACAGCGGATACGCGCCCGTTTTTGCGAGCCACTTTCAGGCCGCGCGCGGTTTCTTCCACCTGAATACCAGCTGCATCCAGTTTTTCGACAAAGCTTTTGACCAGATCAATGCGGCCACCCAGACATTCAACCTCGCCGCCCGCAATGGCCGGGGCCAGCATATAGGTGCCAAGCTCGATCCGGTCTGTCACAACCGGGTGTGTCGCCCCATGCAGCCGATCAACGCCCTGAACGACGATCTCGGAGGTGCCGTCACCGTCGATCTGCGCGCCCATCTTGCGCAAGCAATCCGCCAGATCCACGATTTCCGGCTCGCGCGCGGCGTTGCGAATGACCGTCGTGCCCTTGGCCAGCGTGGCTGCCATCAGGATGTTTTCCGTCGCGCCCACCGACGCAAAGGTCAGGTCGATCTCGGCCCCCTTCAGGCCGCGTGGCGCCTTGGCGTGCAGATAACCGTCTTTCAACTCGATCTCGGCACCCAGCTTTTCCAGTCCGAAAATATGCAGGTCCATAGGCCGCGCGCCAATGGCGCAACCGCCCGGCAGCGAAACGACCGCATGACCTAGGCGCGCCAGCATAGGCCCAAGTACAAGGTTGGAGGCGCGCATCTTGCGCACGATGTCATAGTCGGCCACGTGGTTGTTAATGTCATGCGACGACATCGCAAGCACTTGTCCGTCTTGCATCGAGGTCGCCTCAGCCCCCAGCGACGATAGCAACTCGGTCATCGTTTTGATATCTGACAGGCGCGGTGCGTTGGTCAGCGTCAAAGGCTCTTCCGACAAAAGCGTCGCGGGCATCAGCGTCAGACACGCATTCTTCGCCCCCGCGATTGGTATTTCGCCGTGCAGTTCACCACCACCGGTTACAACTATCGAATCCATCTGCCCGCCTTTTCTATTCTTCTTTTGTGTCTTGCGACCGATTATCCCCATGATCTGCGCGCGCCCGTGCCTGAGACTTGCGCCGGGCCATGTTGGCCTTCAGCGCAGCTTTCAGCCGCTGGTCGCGATCAGTCCCTTTTTTCGAGGGTTTCTGGGGTATGTTCTTACGCTCCATAATCCCTTCTGTAACGCAGGTATAAAAAAGGGTCCAGAATGCGCTTGCGTCGCGCGCAGATTAGAGCTACTCAGCCGCCCACGATAAGGCGCTGCTGTAGCTCAGAGGTAGAGCACTCCCTTGGTAAGGGAGAGGTCGAGAGTTCAATTCTCTCCAGCAGCACCATTTATTCCCCTTTCAGATCAAAAAGATGCTGTAAAACAAAGGGCTAATTGCCTCAGGCGTGACAGTGAGGCGCGGCACCGTGGCTTTTAGTATAGCCCGCACCCCTTCTAAACTCTCTGTAAGCCTCTCAATGGCGTCAAGAAGTGTAAGCCTTCTGAATATTTTGCGACGTTGCCCTTTGGGCGTTAATTCTGAAGAAATTGGCTGGTGACGTAAACCGCCCCAAACAAAATGGGTTGGTGCACGAGATAGATCGACAAACTGTGCTTGCCTGGCCAACTCAGCAGCCGGACATATCTGTCTGAGCCATCAAGCACCGACGTGAGTTTGCCACTAAAATGCCGCGCAAAAAGGACTCCCGACAGGCATATGCCGAACCAAGGGAAAATGGGTTCGTAATCCATCATAAATGGCAATGTCGCGCCCAAACCAGTCCAAAGCCAAAGCGGGCCATCAAATGCCGACAGATTAACTTGTCCCATCGCCAGAGTTGCAATCACGACCAACACCAGCACGGGTATGGGCGCGTTTAGAAACAACAGCGCCAAGGCAGTCGAAGCGGCGATTGAGTGCAAAATTCCGAAGCGCACCCATTCGTGGGGCATTGCCAAACGCGTAACCAATGAGACGGCGGCGGCAGCGAGGATCAAGATGCCTAACCGGCGCAGGAACGGCCTCCATTTTATGCCGCCACAATGCGCCAACCACAGACTGATGCCGGAGAGGAACAAGAAGCTTCCCGCAATGAGTTGTGCTGACAATCTAGGGCCGGGCTGGATCATGGTGTCCGGCGGTAAAAAGCCAAACAACGAAAGGTCATATGCAAAGTGAAAGACGATCATCGACGCAAGGGCGAATGTCCGAGCTATGTCAATTTCCGGCACACGACGGCGCTGTATCTGGGGGGCATTGTCGATCAAAGCATACCTTCGTGAGCGGAGTAACTTGGTTGTGGCCTAATGCTAGACAGGCAGGACCAACAAGTTCAAGGCGATACGACCACTGTCATAGTTCTACTCAAGCCCCGCTATCATAACTCCGGGGCTGAACGCGGGGAGAGAAGCGGAGGGAGGATGTGCATGGGAAAGTTGAAAACCTTTTTTGAAAATGGTTCGGGTTCATTTCCGCCCGGGCGCAACATTCTCTGAAAGGTTTCACACTTCGTCAAACCCAGCCAGATTCTCTTTTTTGGATCCCCTGCGCACACCCTTTCGCATATCGAAGCAATGGTAGCTTTGAAAGCTCATTGTCCCCCGGATGAACACAGTGGACAATCTTGGGTTGAAATTTTTTTAAACACGTAGGTTTGCACTTGCATCATGTTTTGTTCGATGTGACCTTGCGTCGTTGGGCTTTTTTGACACATCCAATAATTGTGCTGAAAATTCTAATACAATTTAGGGTTGTTTTTCTCATCGGTGTAACCAAGATTTAACCATGAGCCGGAATCAAGCGATCGACTCGCTGCTAAACGAATTGGGAACTATGGCCTCGGCGGGATATTTCGTCGGGCTGCATATCCGTTTTGCCGCACCTCTCTTGACCTTCCAAACATACCCAAAAACCTGGTCCGATCATTATACACGCAATGCCTATGCCTTGCGTGACCCGATGATCGCCTGGGGAATATCGCGCACCGGGGCAACCCGTTGGAGCGATATCGATCTGCCTGATCCGTTCAACATCATGAAAGATGCTGCGCGCCACGGGCTGGTCTATGGCGTCTGCGTGTCCTGTGGTGATATCTCATCGCGGACAGTTGCAGGTTTGGCCCGGGCTGACCGGGAATTCAACGATGAAGAGATCGCCGCGATCAGCGGTGTCGTGCTTCGGCTTCACCACGTCTCACAACCCCCCGACACATTGACCAAGGCCGAGATTGAAGCACTTCAAGTGCTTGCCTCGGGTGAGCGTTATGCGAACGGTGCGGTTGTGCTGGGCATTTCGGAGAGCGCGTTGAAGGCGCGTCTATCCTCTGCCCGCAAGAAGTTGTTCGCACGCACATCGGCCGAGGCCATTCAAAGAGCTAAGGATTATCGGCTGATCTAAACCCGGCTGTCGCCAGGGCGTGCTTCCCGTTTTTTTCAACCAAACTGGAGGATGTCATGCAGACGACCACACTTTCTTTCGCCAATCTACACAACTATGGCGAGTTATTTGCTAATCTACTTCGCGCTAGACGGCAAAGTTTCATTGTACAGAACCGCTGGGACCTGCCCGAAGCGATGGGGATGGAATTTGACCAATACGACACCCCAGCCAGTCGCTGGGTGGCGGTGCACGAATTCGGGCGGGTGCTGGCAGGCATTCGACTGACCCCCACAACCGCGCGGTGCGGCATCTATACCTACATGATCCGTGACGCTCAGTTGGGGCTGTTGGAGTCGATCCCGTCGGACCTTCTTTACGAAGAAGCCCCGGTGGCTGAGCACACGTGGGAAAGCAGTCGTGTGTTCGTGGCACACGATACCCCGCAGCGGATGCGCCGCGTGGTCCATGGCCACCTGATCGCCGAGATGACCAAATCCGCACGCGACCTTGGTGCGACCCGAGTTCTGGGCCTGATCCCCGCCAGTTGGCCGCGCTGGTCCAAACGGCTGGGGCTGGACGCCAGCGCCGCAGGTCGGGTGATGGAGATTGACGGGATAGACAATCAGGTCGTGTCCATCGATCTGTCTGGTAAGCTGCACTAACCCTTTAATCCGCCTACAGGAAACAGCGGTCATACGACGGATTGGGGCGCAATATCGCGCCCCTTTCTGTTGGCTTGCTAACAATTCGCTGCGTGACAGGGCCTGAGCAAAGACCTGCCACCCTAGCCGGACCGCATGTTCATACCCCTTAAAAAACGGGCCAATCGTTCTTAAATATGATCCAGAGGCGGTTACGCCTCGTATCAAAGCTACAGACAACGAGAGGATGGAACACATGTTGAAGAAATTATCTTTCGCAGCAGCAGCGGTTGCACTATCTGCGTCAAGCGCGTTTGCAGGCAGCCTGACCGAGGCCACGCCTGAGCCTACAATCGCCTATTCCGCCGCACCTGCCGCGACGCCAGACTGGACCGGCGCTTATGTCGGTGCCCAAATCGGGTATGCTGATGTTGGCACCAGTGCTGCGGGCATCGAGGGCAACGGCGTCATCGGCGGCCTGACCGCAGGGTACGATTTTGATATGGGTAACTGGGTTGCAGGTGTCGGTATCGACTATGATTGGGCAGGCGTTGATCTGGCAGGTGCCGCGACGCTTGAGAACGTCCTGCGCGTTAAGGCGCGTGGCGGTTACAAGATGGGTGACGGCTTGCTGTATGCAACCGCGGGCTATGCCAACGCTTATACCGATACGCTGGGTGACAGCGACGGCTACTTCGTGGGTGCTGGCTATGAACAGCGCGTTACGAGTTCCTTCAATCTAGGCGCTGAAGTTCTGTATCACGAGTTTGCGGACTTCAATGGAAGCGGGATCGATGTGGACGCGACCACCATTCAGTTGCGTGGAACCTTCCGCTTCTGATCACCCAGACACCGTCTGAAACCAAAATGGCGCGCCGGATTGGCGCGCCATTCTTGTTTCGCTCAGCCCATATTGGCAGCCAATGAGAACTGCCAGCCAAACCAGTAACGTCCAGGCTTAGTCCATCCACTCGAACGGACGGGTGAATTCACCCAAGCATTGCGCCACTGCTTCGTGATCCACTTCACCCGTTGCCCGCACCCGAGCCACCAGACCACGCTTCTTGTCGTCGATAACTTCCACAATATGTGCCGTATGACCCGCATCCGCCAAAGCCTTGTTATAGACGCGGGTGATCGCGGATTTCCGCAGGTCCGGCTTGAACACCTTGCCCACGGCAGTCTTGGGCAGTTCATCCAGAATCTCGATATGCTTGGGCAGCGCAGCTTTCTCGTGGATGTGTTTCTTCGCATAATCCATCAGCTCATCGGTGGTGACTTGTGCCCCGCCCACGAGCTCAACATACGCGCAAGGCAGTTCGCCCGAATAGCTGTCGGGCTGACCAATGGCGCCCACCATCGCAACCGCTTCGTGCCCGGCCAGAACCTCTTCGATTTCAGCGGGGTCGATGTTGTGTCCACCCCGAATGATCAGGTCTTTGGCGCGGCCGGTAATCCACAGGTAGCCGTCTTCATCAAGGCGACCCAAATCGCCGGTGCGTAGATGGGTACCAGAAGCGAACAG
This window contains:
- a CDS encoding heparan-alpha-glucosaminide N-acetyltransferase encodes the protein MIDNAPQIQRRRVPEIDIARTFALASMIVFHFAYDLSLFGFLPPDTMIQPGPRLSAQLIAGSFLFLSGISLWLAHCGGIKWRPFLRRLGILILAAAAVSLVTRLAMPHEWVRFGILHSIAASTALALLFLNAPIPVLVLVVIATLAMGQVNLSAFDGPLWLWTGLGATLPFMMDYEPIFPWFGICLSGVLFARHFSGKLTSVLDGSDRYVRLLSWPGKHSLSIYLVHQPILFGAVYVTSQFLQN
- a CDS encoding DUF2948 family protein, which produces MTDNQQDAKFEDGGEAPLRLLAMDADDLGVISALVQDAVFPASEMAWDAPHRRFALLLNRFRWEDAPAAKRRARPVERVQSVLSVTDVLKVQSQGVERGDKDMILSLLSMSFTAGEDGMGRLELVLAGDGVIALDVETLDVTLQDVTRPYVAPSRHTPKHPE
- a CDS encoding autoinducer binding domain-containing protein, whose protein sequence is MSRNQAIDSLLNELGTMASAGYFVGLHIRFAAPLLTFQTYPKTWSDHYTRNAYALRDPMIAWGISRTGATRWSDIDLPDPFNIMKDAARHGLVYGVCVSCGDISSRTVAGLARADREFNDEEIAAISGVVLRLHHVSQPPDTLTKAEIEALQVLASGERYANGAVVLGISESALKARLSSARKKLFARTSAEAIQRAKDYRLI
- a CDS encoding acyl-homoserine-lactone synthase; the protein is MQTTTLSFANLHNYGELFANLLRARRQSFIVQNRWDLPEAMGMEFDQYDTPASRWVAVHEFGRVLAGIRLTPTTARCGIYTYMIRDAQLGLLESIPSDLLYEEAPVAEHTWESSRVFVAHDTPQRMRRVVHGHLIAEMTKSARDLGATRVLGLIPASWPRWSKRLGLDASAAGRVMEIDGIDNQVVSIDLSGKLH
- the murA gene encoding UDP-N-acetylglucosamine 1-carboxyvinyltransferase, translating into MDSIVVTGGGELHGEIPIAGAKNACLTLMPATLLSEEPLTLTNAPRLSDIKTMTELLSSLGAEATSMQDGQVLAMSSHDINNHVADYDIVRKMRASNLVLGPMLARLGHAVVSLPGGCAIGARPMDLHIFGLEKLGAEIELKDGYLHAKAPRGLKGAEIDLTFASVGATENILMAATLAKGTTVIRNAAREPEIVDLADCLRKMGAQIDGDGTSEIVVQGVDRLHGATHPVVTDRIELGTYMLAPAIAGGEVECLGGRIDLVKSFVEKLDAAGIQVEETARGLKVARKNGRVSAVDVTTEPFPGFPTDLQAQMMAMLCIADGTSVLHETIFENRFMHAPELTRMGANIEVHGGTATVHGVKRLKGAPVMATDLRASVSLILAGMAAEGETVVSRVYHLDRGYEKVVRKLSSIGAKIERIKE
- a CDS encoding outer membrane protein; amino-acid sequence: MLKKLSFAAAAVALSASSAFAGSLTEATPEPTIAYSAAPAATPDWTGAYVGAQIGYADVGTSAAGIEGNGVIGGLTAGYDFDMGNWVAGVGIDYDWAGVDLAGAATLENVLRVKARGGYKMGDGLLYATAGYANAYTDTLGDSDGYFVGAGYEQRVTSSFNLGAEVLYHEFADFNGSGIDVDATTIQLRGTFRF